Proteins encoded together in one Chryseobacterium sp. G0201 window:
- a CDS encoding DUF4241 domain-containing protein, with amino-acid sequence MTHIENIKKLFSKDFVESPLLESFEVGKIYLSSGKLVACDPLITNDMQPFSTEFPKGDFSVLLHKERESNCVAYAEIIFANSEITDWKLATTADQNVKDLAEGEVFGYPAESGMGCFMDVDTQESLDKLEKKLYHSKGVDFMGIYEEFFHDYFFDENGAIDQYAFLKPSEDHPGTIFGFETGYGEGFYASYIGYDKNNNPVKIITEFIEIS; translated from the coding sequence ATGACACATATAGAAAACATAAAAAAGCTATTCTCAAAGGACTTTGTAGAAAGTCCGTTATTAGAGAGCTTTGAAGTTGGAAAGATCTATCTTTCCAGCGGAAAATTGGTTGCTTGTGATCCTTTGATTACTAATGATATGCAGCCTTTTTCTACAGAATTTCCGAAAGGAGATTTTTCTGTTTTATTACATAAAGAAAGAGAGAGTAATTGTGTAGCGTATGCCGAGATTATTTTCGCTAATTCTGAGATCACAGATTGGAAATTGGCCACAACAGCCGATCAAAATGTAAAAGATCTGGCAGAAGGAGAGGTTTTTGGGTATCCAGCTGAAAGCGGCATGGGCTGTTTTATGGATGTAGATACTCAGGAAAGTCTTGATAAGCTGGAAAAAAAATTATATCATAGCAAAGGAGTAGATTTCATGGGAATTTATGAAGAATTCTTTCATGATTATTTCTTTGATGAAAATGGCGCTATTGATCAATATGCATTTTTAAAGCCGTCAGAAGACCATCCGGGAACTATTTTTGGTTTTGAAACGGGTTATGGTGAAGGTTTTTATGCAAGCTATATTGGTTATGATAAAAATAATAATCCTGTAAAGATAATTACTGAATTTATAGAAATTAGTTAA